Proteins from a genomic interval of Trachemys scripta elegans isolate TJP31775 chromosome 25, CAS_Tse_1.0, whole genome shotgun sequence:
- the LOC117870037 gene encoding zinc finger protein 501-like — MVRETMEQNPQQEDDEVEPQGALLQRCTGSVSRSCDQGKACESQHRPEKQQGNQPMQKVGKSVNYQGTHKGHEETTAQQRIPTGERNNICVECGKKFSRQSHLVKHERIHKGEKPYECRECGKTFPQSSALISHQRIHTGDKPYECCECRKTFLRHSDLIRHQRIHTGEKPYECCECGKTFTERSNLIDHQRIHTGEKPYSCCECGKTFSQRSTLTNHQRIHTGEKPYKCCECGKIFARSSALINHQRIHTGEKPYKCCECGKTFAWSSALINHQRIHTGKKPYECCECGKTFTEHSNLIKHQRIHTGERPYECCECGKTFTERSTLIKHQRIHTGERPYECRECGKTFPQSSALTSHQRIHTGDKPYKCCECRKTFLQHSHLIRHQRIHTGERSYECSKCGKFFHQSLAFIYHQRSCKREKCHKNLV, encoded by the coding sequence ATGGTGAGAGAGACCATGGAGCAGAATCCTCAGCAGGAAGACGATGAAGTGGAACCACAGGGGGCATTATTGCAAAGATGCACAGGGAGTGTGTCCAGGAGTTGTGATCAGGGAAAAGCCTGTGAgagtcagcacaggccagagaagcagcagggaaaCCAGCCAATGCAGAAAGTTGGTAAATCTGTTAATTATCAGGGAACTCACAAAGGCCACGAGGAAACCACGGCCCAGCAGAGAATCCCCACGGGAGAGAGAAATAACATATGTGTTGAATGTGGGAAAAAGTTCAGTAGGCAATCACACCTTGTTAAACATGAGAGAATCCATAAAGgggagaaaccctatgaatgcagagagtgcgggaaaaccttccCTCAGAGCTCAGCCCTTATTAgtcatcagaggatccacactgGGGACAAGCCATATGAATGTTGTGAGTGCAGGAAAACCTTCCTTCGGCACTCTgaccttattagacatcagaggatccacacaggggagaaacctTATGAATGTTGTGAGTGTGGAAAAACCTTCACTGAGCGCTCAAACCTTATTgaccatcagagaatccacacaggggaaaaACCCTATAgttgctgtgagtgcgggaaaaccttctCTCAGAGATCAACCCTTACAAACCATCAAaggatccacacaggggagaaaccctataaatgctgtgagtgtgggaaaatcTTTGCTCGGAGCTCAGCCTTAATTAACCATCAGAGGATCCATACAGGGGAAAAACCCTATAAATGCTGTGAGTGTGGAAAAACCTTCGCTTGGAGCTCAGCCTTAATTaaccatcagaggatccacacagggaagaaaccctatgaatgctgtgagtgtgggaaaaccttcactgAGCACTCAAACCTTATTaagcatcagaggatccacacaggggaaagaccctatgaatgctgtgagtgcgggaaaacttTCACTGAGCGCTCAACCCTTATTAAGCATCAGAGGATCCATACAGGGGAAAGGCCCTATGAATGCAgagagtgtgggaaaaccttcccTCAGAGCTCAGCCCTTACTAgccatcagaggatccacactgGGGACAAACCATATAAATGCTGTGAGTGCAGGAAAACCTTCCTTCAGCACTCacaccttattagacatcagaggatccacacaggagagagatccTATGAGTGCTCTAAGTGCGGGAAATTCTTCCATCAAAGCTTAGCCTTTATTTATCATCAGAGAAGCTGCAAGAGAGAGAAATGCCATAAAAACCTTGTCTAG